From Synoicihabitans lomoniglobus, the proteins below share one genomic window:
- the lepB gene encoding signal peptidase I, translating into MKRASFDSVRDHFFAVARQQWRAWRGYVIFFAFVWVPLRSSVVDYSPVPTGSMNPTILEGDVVWVNKLAYGLRVPLTQIHLATWSEPRRGDIIVVLLPEDQTRLVKRVVGVPGDTIELRDNHLILNSAPVDYGPPTQDYGATIARRFRPHAAFAEEQLAGVSHPVMGLTVVSAPHRNAGPVTVPLDRYFLMGDSRDNSHDSRVYGFAHREAVLGKAEGVLASLDINDTYLPRWSRFFSALR; encoded by the coding sequence ATGAAGCGCGCCTCATTTGATTCCGTCCGTGACCACTTTTTCGCCGTTGCCCGCCAACAGTGGCGGGCGTGGCGAGGTTATGTGATATTCTTCGCCTTCGTGTGGGTGCCGCTGCGCTCATCGGTGGTCGACTACAGCCCGGTGCCCACGGGTTCAATGAACCCGACGATCCTCGAAGGTGACGTCGTCTGGGTGAACAAGCTGGCCTATGGCCTGCGCGTGCCACTTACCCAGATCCACCTCGCGACGTGGTCCGAGCCCCGGCGCGGTGACATCATTGTCGTGCTTTTGCCGGAGGACCAAACCCGTCTCGTCAAACGGGTCGTGGGAGTGCCCGGAGATACGATCGAATTGCGCGACAATCATCTGATCCTCAACAGCGCACCGGTCGATTACGGTCCGCCCACGCAGGATTACGGGGCCACCATTGCGCGTCGATTCCGGCCACATGCCGCGTTTGCCGAGGAACAACTCGCCGGGGTTTCGCACCCCGTGATGGGGTTGACGGTGGTATCAGCGCCCCATCGCAACGCCGGTCCGGTCACCGTTCCACTCGATCGCTATTTCCTGATGGGCGATTCCCGCGACAACAGCCACGACTCGCGGGTCTATGGCTTCGCCCACCGGGAAGCGGTGCTCGGTAAAGCCGAAGGCGTCCTGGCCTCGCTCGACATCAACGACACCTACCTGCCTCGCTGGTCCCGGTTTTTCTCCGCATTGCGGTAG
- the rapA gene encoding RNA polymerase-associated protein RapA: MSLNRIGQRCVSEPEPELGLGIVVSLDGGRIGVSFPAAGEQRLYGQGTTVLSRVQFREGQKVATRKGETFVVESVDEQDGLLVYVGGGHRIVEDEISDVAGAAGPLDRLMAGQTDEGSVFNLRHRALQAKSQFLASPVRGFLGGRLELIPHQFYILQTVTSRQIPRVLLADEVGLGKTIEACLILQRLLTVGKVKRALILVPESLTHQWFVELLRRFNLWFSIFDEQRCFDCEASDPEENPFLSDQLALCSVEFPAKHENRFEQVVAAGWDMIVVDEAHHLGWSVNADDVSPEYRLVEALAKKSRGLLLLTATPTQLGLEGHFARLRLLDPHRYSDLEAFRDEAEDFGKVAEVAEKIVEGKRLDAADHKKLAQIFDRDPDTLAEHLASLEKGKPGARDELLRTLLDQHGTGRVVFRNTRAAMTGFPSRQFCPVPLPAESPALLTRVARELEAEETGRASEIRHNFRDDPRILWLVDFLKADPSRKVLIICRTQRKVVAIEAALREKMTAKAGVFHEGLELVQRDRNAAWFAETDGAQLLICSEIGSEGRNFQFAHHLVLFDLPLNPGLVEQRIGRLDRIGQTETIRIHVPYIEGSAEACVVEWYEHGLDAFAQPMHGGNEFAQAFRERVLVLATRFGVGKKPPEPKELKALIAETAKYRAALLEKMHRGRDRLLELNSFDPQVAAEAIAAVRAADEDLTMRRIVTELMEHFGVRMKDHEEGDFFLDADHAYVEGFPSIPRDGMLATFDRQRAIVREDIRFVSADHPLVTDSLDLLINSPTGTTAFGLVEAEVPNILVEAVFVLETVADSRWHVDQFLSPQPVRMVVDLRGGDLTAEWDVATVTDLVKDVPIAPFLERPEFNPALLKNLIDGATDLAERKVVQVKTAAEQSAQAQLGADLQRLVDLSKLNDHVRPEEIKLAQQQLKKTCGAIRDARVRLDSIRLIVAGFSL, translated from the coding sequence GTGTCGTTAAATCGAATCGGACAACGTTGTGTAAGTGAGCCGGAACCTGAGTTGGGTTTGGGCATTGTCGTGAGCCTGGATGGCGGGCGCATCGGGGTGTCGTTCCCGGCGGCCGGCGAGCAGCGGCTCTATGGGCAGGGCACCACGGTGCTCTCCCGGGTGCAGTTCCGCGAAGGCCAAAAGGTGGCTACGCGCAAGGGCGAGACGTTTGTCGTCGAATCCGTCGATGAGCAGGATGGCTTGCTGGTCTATGTCGGCGGAGGCCATCGCATCGTGGAGGATGAAATATCCGACGTCGCCGGTGCGGCGGGTCCGCTCGATCGTCTCATGGCGGGGCAAACCGATGAGGGATCCGTCTTCAATCTGCGTCACCGCGCCCTGCAGGCGAAATCCCAGTTTCTCGCTTCGCCCGTGCGCGGTTTCCTCGGCGGGCGGCTGGAGCTCATCCCGCACCAGTTCTACATCCTGCAAACCGTCACCTCGCGGCAGATCCCGCGGGTGCTGTTGGCCGATGAAGTGGGTCTGGGTAAAACGATCGAGGCCTGTCTCATCCTGCAGCGTCTGCTCACGGTGGGCAAAGTGAAGCGGGCGCTCATCCTCGTGCCCGAGTCGCTCACGCACCAATGGTTCGTCGAGTTGCTGCGCCGCTTTAATCTCTGGTTCAGTATCTTCGACGAGCAACGTTGTTTCGATTGCGAAGCCAGCGACCCGGAGGAGAACCCGTTTCTGAGCGATCAACTCGCGCTGTGCAGTGTTGAGTTTCCTGCCAAGCACGAGAACCGTTTCGAACAAGTCGTCGCGGCGGGCTGGGACATGATCGTGGTCGACGAAGCCCATCATCTCGGTTGGTCAGTCAATGCAGACGACGTGAGCCCGGAATATCGGCTCGTCGAGGCGTTGGCCAAAAAGAGCCGCGGGTTACTGTTGCTCACCGCCACGCCGACGCAGCTCGGCCTGGAGGGGCATTTTGCTCGTCTGCGCCTGCTCGATCCGCACCGCTACAGCGACTTGGAGGCGTTTCGCGACGAAGCCGAAGACTTCGGCAAGGTGGCCGAAGTTGCGGAGAAGATCGTCGAAGGCAAACGACTCGACGCGGCCGATCACAAGAAGTTGGCGCAAATCTTCGACCGCGACCCCGATACGTTGGCGGAGCATCTGGCATCTCTCGAAAAGGGTAAACCCGGCGCCCGCGACGAACTGCTGCGCACGCTGCTCGATCAACACGGCACCGGTCGCGTGGTGTTTCGCAACACTCGTGCGGCCATGACGGGCTTCCCGTCGCGCCAGTTTTGTCCGGTGCCGCTGCCGGCGGAGTCGCCCGCGTTGCTCACTCGCGTGGCCCGCGAGCTCGAGGCCGAGGAAACTGGCCGTGCGAGCGAGATCCGGCACAATTTTCGCGATGACCCGCGCATCCTGTGGTTGGTCGATTTCCTCAAGGCCGATCCGAGCCGCAAAGTGCTCATCATTTGCCGCACCCAGCGCAAAGTCGTCGCGATCGAAGCGGCGTTGCGCGAGAAGATGACCGCCAAAGCCGGCGTCTTTCACGAAGGCCTGGAACTGGTGCAACGTGACCGCAACGCCGCTTGGTTTGCGGAGACCGATGGCGCGCAATTATTGATCTGTTCCGAGATCGGCAGCGAGGGTCGCAATTTCCAGTTTGCCCACCACCTCGTCCTCTTCGACCTGCCGCTCAACCCCGGTTTGGTCGAGCAACGTATCGGCCGGCTCGACCGTATCGGGCAAACGGAGACGATTCGCATTCATGTGCCCTACATCGAGGGCAGCGCCGAGGCTTGCGTGGTCGAGTGGTATGAGCACGGACTCGACGCCTTCGCCCAGCCCATGCATGGCGGCAACGAGTTTGCCCAAGCCTTCCGCGAACGGGTCTTGGTTTTGGCCACGCGCTTCGGCGTGGGCAAAAAGCCGCCGGAGCCGAAGGAACTGAAGGCCCTCATCGCCGAGACGGCGAAGTATCGTGCCGCGTTGCTGGAGAAAATGCATCGCGGCCGGGACCGTTTGCTGGAGCTGAATTCCTTCGATCCCCAAGTGGCGGCCGAGGCCATCGCGGCGGTGCGCGCAGCGGATGAGGATCTGACCATGCGCCGCATCGTGACCGAGCTCATGGAGCACTTTGGTGTGCGCATGAAAGACCACGAGGAAGGCGATTTCTTCCTCGATGCCGATCACGCCTACGTGGAAGGATTTCCGTCCATTCCGCGCGATGGCATGCTGGCGACGTTTGACCGCCAGCGCGCGATTGTGCGCGAAGATATTCGATTCGTTTCGGCGGACCATCCGCTCGTCACCGACAGTCTTGATTTGTTGATCAACTCGCCCACCGGCACGACCGCGTTTGGGTTGGTTGAGGCGGAAGTGCCCAACATTCTCGTCGAAGCCGTTTTCGTGCTCGAAACGGTGGCCGACTCGCGTTGGCACGTGGACCAGTTCCTATCGCCTCAGCCGGTGCGGATGGTGGTCGATTTGCGCGGCGGTGATCTCACCGCTGAGTGGGACGTCGCCACGGTGACCGATCTCGTCAAGGACGTCCCGATCGCGCCGTTTTTGGAGCGGCCCGAGTTTAATCCCGCGTTGCTCAAAAACCTCATTGATGGCGCCACCGATCTGGCAGAGCGCAAGGTGGTCCAAGTGAAAACGGCCGCGGAGCAGTCCGCGCAGGCGCAGCTCGGAGCCGACCTGCAACGCCTGGTGGATTTGTCGAAACTCAACGACCACGTGCGTCCGGAAGAAATCAAACTCGCGCAACAACAGCTCAAGAAAACCTGTGGCGCGATTCGCGACGCCCGCGTGCGTCTCGACTCCATCCGTCTGATTGTCGCGGGGTTTTCGTTGTAA